The [Eubacterium] eligens ATCC 27750 genome segment CTGTTAAGGTTGATGAGAGTAAAATAAAGCCAGAAAAACCCAAAAAAGATAACTTTTTTAAGAAGATAAAGAAAGTGTTTTTTGATAGTCTTGAGGATGAGAGTTCTGATGATGATAATTCAGATAATGGCAATGATGGAAATATTTCACAACAGGAAAAGGTTACAGATAAGCAGGAAACTGGTGATGGAGAACCTAAGGATGAGAATGAACAGATAATAAAAGATGTATTCGGTAATAAGAATACACTCGATGATTCAGAAGCACCTAAGAAAGGCTTTTTTGCAAGATTCAGGTATAGGCTCGCCCAGATGAAGGCAAAAAGAATAGAAGAGGAAAAAGCAGAAGAAGAGGCTGAAAGACTCGATGATGAAGAAAAACAGAAAAATAAAGAGTTAAAAAAGGCTGCAGCTATAGAAAAGAAAGAAAAGAAAAAGCAGGCGGCAGAGCAGAAGAAAGCAGCAAAGACTAAAAAAGAAAAGCAGCCTAAGCCTAAGAAAGAGAAGAAAACTAAAGAACCTCCAAAACCGGGGGATATTCTTAAAATTAAGCCAGTCTCATTAATTATGCTTGCTTTTTTTGTTGCTGGAGTTGTAGTGCTTGTCTGTGTGTTGAATTCGGCTTTATATTATAATACTAATTCTTCACAGGCTAAGACATATTATAATAATGGTGAGTATGCCAAAGCTTATTCCAAGCTTAATGGAATGAAACTTAATTCTAATGATAAGACGCTGTATGAGCAGGCATCAACTATAATGTATGTCAGAAGACAGTATGATTCTTATAATAATTATATGAGTCTTAATATGAAAACTGAAGCATTAAATGCATTGATTAAGGGAATAGACAGATATAATACATATCGTTCATCAGCACAGGAACTTGGAATTGATGATAAGTTTAAGGCAGAATATCAGAATGTAATTGATGCTTTACAGAATACATTTAAGATATCTGAAGCACAGGGAATATCACTGGCAGATATGTCAAACAGTGATTTTACTAACTATTACTTAAAAATAAAGGAATACGGAAAGGCAGTACAATGATAGCTATTATTGACTATGACGCAGGTAACTTAAAGAGTGTTGAAAAGGCTCTGGTATCATTAGGAGAGGAAGTTTTAGTCTCAAGAGATTCAAGTGAAATCTTACAGGCTGATAAGGTTATTCTTCCGGGAGTTGGTTCATTTGGTGATGCAATGAACAATCTTGATAAGTTCGGACTAGTTGATACTATTAAGAAGGTGACAGGTAATGGAACCCCATTCCTTGGAATATGTTTGGGATTACAGCTTTTATTTAAGGAAAGTGATGAGACTCCGGGGGCGGAGGGACTTGATATTCTTCCGGGAAAGATATTAAAGATTCCTGCTAAGGATGGTTTCAAGATTCCGCATATGGGATGGAATTCTCTTGATATTAAGCCTGAAGCGAGACTTTTTAAGGGACTTGAAGGTAATCCGTATGTGTATTTTGTACATTCTTATTATCTTAAGGCAGCAGATGAGGGGATTGTGGCAGCAACTACGGAGTATACTACACATATTCATGCTTCGGTTGAAAGCGGCAATGTGTTTGCATGCCAGTTCCATCCTGAAAAGAGCAGTGATGTCGGACTTAAGATATTAAAGAATTTTGCGTCATTATAATTGCTAAAAGGAGTTGCTGATGTTTACTAAAAGAATTATACCATGCCTTGACTGCAAGGATGGAAGAGTTGTCAAAGGAACTAATTTTGTTGATTTAAGAGATGCAGGGGATCCTGTAGAGGTTGCATCAATGTACGATAAATCAGGTGCAGACGAACTTGTATTTCTTGATATTACAGCTTCAAGTGATGGAAGAAACACAACTGTTGATCTTGTAAGAAGAGTGGCAGAAAGAGTGTTTATTCCGTTTACTGTAGGCGGTGGAATACGAAGCACAGATGATTTTAAGGTACTTTTAAGAGAAGGTGCTGATAAGATATCAATTAATTCGGCAGCTATTATGAATCCACAGCTTATATCTGATGCAGCTGATAAGTTTGGAAGCCAGTGTGTTGTAGTTGCAATTGACGCAAAGAGGAATAGTGATGGTCATTGGAGCATATATAAGAATGGCGGAAGAGTTGATATGCATATGGATGCTGTAGAATGGGCTATGAAGGCAGAAAAGCTCGGTGCAGGAGAGATTCTTCTTACAAGTATGGACTGTGACGGAACGAAAGCCGGATATGATATTGAGCTTACTAATACAATTGCGTCAAATGTATCAATACCTGTAATTGCTTCAGGCGGTGCAGGCAGTAAAGAACATTTTCTTGATGCATTTACTAAGGGTAAAGCAGATGCAGCACTTGCAGCTTCACTATTCCATTATAAGGAACTTGATATTATGGAGCTTAAGAAATACCTTGCAGATAATGGTATTCCTATGCGTATGTAGGAGGATATGGATATGTCAATGATAGATAATGACTGGCTTCCTGCTATTAAGGAGGAATATTCCAAGCCATATTACAAGGAATTATTTACATTTGTTAAGAATGAATACAGCAAATATGTTGTATATCCTCCGGCAGATGATATATTTAAT includes the following:
- the hisH gene encoding imidazole glycerol phosphate synthase subunit HisH; this translates as MIAIIDYDAGNLKSVEKALVSLGEEVLVSRDSSEILQADKVILPGVGSFGDAMNNLDKFGLVDTIKKVTGNGTPFLGICLGLQLLFKESDETPGAEGLDILPGKILKIPAKDGFKIPHMGWNSLDIKPEARLFKGLEGNPYVYFVHSYYLKAADEGIVAATTEYTTHIHASVESGNVFACQFHPEKSSDVGLKILKNFASL
- the hisF gene encoding imidazole glycerol phosphate synthase subunit HisF encodes the protein MFTKRIIPCLDCKDGRVVKGTNFVDLRDAGDPVEVASMYDKSGADELVFLDITASSDGRNTTVDLVRRVAERVFIPFTVGGGIRSTDDFKVLLREGADKISINSAAIMNPQLISDAADKFGSQCVVVAIDAKRNSDGHWSIYKNGGRVDMHMDAVEWAMKAEKLGAGEILLTSMDCDGTKAGYDIELTNTIASNVSIPVIASGGAGSKEHFLDAFTKGKADAALAASLFHYKELDIMELKKYLADNGIPMRM